In Vibrio gangliei, a single window of DNA contains:
- the recB gene encoding exodeoxyribonuclease V subunit beta, with amino-acid sequence MAQSLNSMTFPLHGARLIEASAGTGKTFTIAALYLRLLLGHGKEGAAHPVPLTVDQILVVTFTEAATAELRGRIRQRIHEARIAFARGETDDPVLQPLLADTPDKQFAIETLLQAERQMDEAAIFTIHGFCQRMLTQNAFESGSRFQNEFITDESQLKLQVVSDYWRRHFYPLPTVLAKQIQSIWSTPEQLAHEIGTYLSGPALHFPSINLNVDLVDEFHQHLERIEKVKKLWNQDKNQLFSLIDGSGIKRNPYNKTRLPAWLDEVHQWAEQSARDGNLCDKLIRFAQSTLNTATDTKKGEVAQHPAFVAIDELLDNQPEFDLLFKYRAIVGCRELLAQAKQRQAQLSFDDLLSQLDQAIIDDQDGLLTERIRNLYPVAMIDEFQDTDPQQYHIFREIYLNQPQTGWFMIGDPKQAIYGFRGADIFTYIQARNEVTEHYTLGTNWRSSQAVIEGVNGIFKFDKRPFLYDSDIPFLPVAASPNAENMHWVVNGETQPAIGLWYYQDNPAEPVSVTDYNQTMARQTACQIHHILTSAQQGQAQFIDKKGAAHEIQASDIAVLVRTGREGKWIKDALSQYGIASVYLSNRDSVFDSEIAADVLRLLMACVNPTDEYALRAILASDLLALDAQQLDQFNHDEIAWENAVNEFESYQQLWQQRGVLPMIREVIGKRHIAERWLLESHGERKLTDLLHLSELLQQASLTLEGDNALIRWLADNLEQHDGELAEQTQRLESERNLVQIITIHKSKGLEYDLVFLPFANNFKAAKVAKYNLKSKDDESELQQTILDLSKPDDGMALAEKERLAEDLRLLYVALTRAVYGCIIGLAPLKKGNSKKDESTAHLSAIGAILQHHEPKASAELLKSCKKLTQLTPSVALMPFAEEPSARYVPTEQQSVELNAKAFTGRIDRNWRMTSYSSLVKQSHHAEQVVFDAAVDVEKPLDSDALDDININMDLETEMVADPWSMFEFPRGARPGTFLHTIFEQIEFTEPADSDNNTRIIENLLQREQYDLQWLPAIQAMITQVMTTVLDGGSLRLGNKGPDQRLVEMEFLLPVESLAPSQLNPLLQSHDELSQLAAGLDFYPVKGMLKGFIDLVFEHQGKYYILDWKSNHLGHSVEDYHPDKLSQAMLEHRYDFQYQIYALALHRFLKSRLANYDYQQHFGGVYYLFLRGFATSKPEVKAVKEGNYGVFHAKPSQAFLQQFDLLLEGM; translated from the coding sequence ATGGCGCAATCACTAAATAGCATGACGTTTCCACTGCATGGAGCACGTTTAATCGAAGCCTCGGCGGGTACGGGAAAGACCTTCACCATTGCCGCGTTATATTTACGTTTACTACTCGGGCATGGTAAGGAGGGGGCGGCTCATCCAGTCCCACTGACGGTTGATCAAATCTTGGTGGTGACATTTACCGAAGCGGCAACGGCTGAATTACGTGGTCGTATTCGTCAACGAATTCACGAAGCCCGCATTGCTTTTGCTCGTGGTGAAACGGATGATCCTGTTTTACAGCCCTTACTGGCCGACACGCCCGATAAACAGTTTGCGATTGAAACGCTTTTGCAAGCGGAGCGCCAAATGGATGAAGCCGCCATCTTCACCATTCATGGTTTTTGTCAACGCATGCTTACGCAAAATGCGTTTGAATCCGGCAGTCGTTTTCAAAATGAATTTATTACCGATGAGAGCCAACTTAAACTGCAAGTGGTAAGTGATTATTGGCGTCGTCATTTTTATCCTCTGCCAACGGTGCTGGCTAAGCAAATTCAATCCATTTGGAGCACACCAGAACAACTTGCTCATGAAATTGGCACTTACCTTTCAGGACCCGCTTTACATTTTCCCAGCATTAATTTGAATGTGGATTTGGTTGATGAATTCCATCAACATCTTGAGCGGATTGAAAAGGTTAAAAAGCTCTGGAATCAAGACAAAAATCAGCTATTCAGTTTGATTGATGGTTCTGGCATTAAGCGTAATCCGTATAATAAAACACGTTTACCAGCTTGGTTAGATGAAGTGCACCAATGGGCAGAGCAAAGCGCGCGAGATGGCAACCTATGCGACAAGCTGATTCGATTTGCACAAAGCACTTTAAATACAGCAACGGACACCAAAAAAGGTGAAGTGGCTCAGCATCCTGCTTTTGTGGCGATAGATGAATTACTGGATAACCAGCCTGAGTTTGATTTGTTGTTTAAATATCGTGCCATTGTGGGGTGTCGTGAGTTATTAGCTCAAGCCAAACAGCGTCAGGCGCAATTATCGTTTGATGATTTGTTGAGCCAGCTGGATCAAGCCATTATTGACGATCAAGATGGCTTACTTACCGAGCGAATTCGCAATTTGTATCCAGTGGCCATGATCGATGAATTCCAGGATACCGATCCGCAGCAATATCATATTTTCCGTGAAATTTACTTAAACCAACCACAAACAGGCTGGTTTATGATTGGCGATCCGAAGCAGGCGATTTATGGCTTCCGTGGTGCCGATATCTTTACCTATATTCAAGCGAGAAATGAAGTCACAGAGCATTACACCTTAGGCACTAACTGGCGTTCAAGCCAAGCGGTGATTGAAGGGGTTAATGGCATATTCAAGTTTGATAAACGCCCATTTTTGTATGATTCCGATATTCCGTTCCTGCCGGTTGCCGCCAGTCCTAACGCAGAGAACATGCACTGGGTGGTGAACGGCGAAACACAACCGGCTATCGGGTTATGGTATTACCAAGATAACCCAGCTGAGCCTGTTTCAGTCACTGATTATAACCAAACCATGGCCAGACAAACGGCCTGTCAGATTCATCATATTTTGACCTCAGCCCAGCAAGGGCAAGCGCAATTTATCGATAAAAAAGGTGCGGCTCATGAAATCCAAGCCAGTGATATTGCGGTATTAGTACGTACTGGCCGAGAAGGGAAATGGATCAAAGATGCCCTGTCTCAGTATGGTATTGCCAGTGTGTATTTGTCTAATCGCGACAGTGTGTTTGATAGCGAGATTGCGGCCGATGTGCTGCGTTTACTCATGGCGTGTGTGAATCCAACCGATGAATATGCCTTGCGTGCGATCCTTGCCAGTGACTTATTGGCGCTAGACGCACAGCAATTAGATCAATTCAATCACGATGAAATCGCATGGGAAAATGCGGTGAATGAATTTGAAAGCTATCAGCAATTGTGGCAACAGCGTGGTGTATTGCCGATGATCCGTGAAGTGATTGGTAAGCGCCATATTGCTGAGCGTTGGTTGTTGGAAAGTCATGGTGAACGAAAGTTGACCGACTTGCTGCACCTGTCTGAATTACTCCAACAAGCGAGCTTAACCTTAGAGGGTGATAATGCCTTGATTCGTTGGCTTGCCGATAATCTTGAACAGCACGATGGAGAGTTGGCGGAACAAACGCAACGCTTAGAGTCGGAAAGAAACCTTGTTCAAATCATCACCATTCATAAATCCAAAGGTTTGGAATATGACTTGGTCTTCTTGCCGTTTGCCAATAATTTTAAAGCGGCCAAGGTGGCTAAGTACAATTTAAAGAGCAAAGATGATGAGTCAGAGCTGCAACAGACGATTTTGGATTTATCTAAACCAGATGATGGTATGGCTTTGGCTGAAAAAGAACGTTTAGCCGAAGACTTACGTTTGCTCTATGTGGCGCTTACTCGTGCCGTATACGGCTGCATTATCGGTCTTGCGCCATTGAAAAAAGGCAATAGCAAGAAAGATGAATCGACCGCACATTTATCGGCTATCGGCGCGATTTTGCAACACCATGAACCGAAAGCCAGCGCTGAACTATTGAAAAGTTGTAAAAAGTTAACTCAACTTACTCCGAGTGTCGCGCTGATGCCATTTGCAGAGGAACCAAGTGCACGTTATGTGCCTACTGAGCAGCAATCAGTCGAATTGAATGCCAAAGCGTTTACCGGGCGTATTGATCGCAATTGGCGTATGACCAGTTATTCGAGCTTAGTGAAGCAATCTCATCACGCTGAACAGGTTGTGTTTGATGCGGCGGTAGACGTGGAAAAACCGCTCGATTCCGATGCGCTTGATGACATCAACATCAATATGGATTTGGAGACTGAAATGGTTGCCGATCCTTGGTCTATGTTTGAATTTCCTCGCGGCGCACGCCCGGGTACTTTTTTGCATACGATTTTTGAACAAATTGAATTTACCGAGCCTGCCGACAGCGATAACAATACCCGTATTATTGAAAATCTCTTGCAACGTGAACAATACGATTTGCAATGGCTGCCAGCGATTCAAGCCATGATCACGCAAGTGATGACGACCGTATTAGATGGTGGCTCCTTGCGCTTGGGGAATAAAGGCCCTGACCAGCGTTTGGTTGAAATGGAGTTTTTATTACCCGTGGAATCGTTGGCACCGAGTCAATTGAACCCGTTGCTACAAAGCCATGATGAATTGTCACAGTTAGCGGCAGGGCTGGACTTCTACCCGGTAAAGGGCATGTTGAAAGGTTTTATCGATTTGGTGTTTGAACATCAAGGCAAATATTACATTCTGGACTGGAAATCGAATCATCTCGGCCACAGTGTGGAAGATTATCACCCAGATAAATTAAGCCAAGCCATGCTCGAACACCGCTATGATTTTCAATATCAGATCTATGCGTTGGCACTGCATCGCTTCTTAAAAAGCCGACTCGCCAATTACGATTATCAGCAGCATTTTGGTGGAGTTTATTATCTCTTTTTACGTGGATTCGCGACATCTAAGCCGGAAGTGAAAGCGGTTAAAGAGGGGAACTATGGTGTATTTCATGCCAAACCAAGCCAAGCATTTTTGCAGCAATTTGATTTGTTACTAGAGGGGATGTGA
- the recC gene encoding exodeoxyribonuclease V subunit gamma, with the protein MFTVYHSNQVDVLKSLLVELIRLNPLENPFQSEQILVQSPGMSQWLKMELAKEFGVAANLDFPLPATFIWELFTKVLPDVPKRSAFNKEAMTWKLMQILPTQLDLPEFSPLKRYLDGDDDQSKRYQLSEKIADIFDGYLVYRPEWIAAWEAGQEVEELNGEHPWQPILWQALYDQTVSMGQSPYHRANLYDEFIDTLQHYVGDLAGQAQLPSRLFIFGITALPPRYMDALRALGEHIEVHLMFTNPSRYYWGDVRDRKYLAKLAAKSRRIMHTENTSEWLKGSIEQNEFTEAQILNNADLHTQDAVGNSLLASMGKLGRDNLYLLSQLEVSDIDAFADGYDDSLLHAIQQDILELREHQNDRLSVITSSYKPVIRADDRSLQLHICHSPMREVEVLHDRLLAMFEADPELKPRDVIVMVADINAYSHAIHAVFGQTTSDQRFIPYSISDRSVDQENPILQAFMRLMALPQRRCQASELLELLEVPAVMQRFGINEKEFERAAQWVQEVGIRWGLDEQTAQQFDLPSHKQNTWLFGIERMLLGFAMPDSAGLYHHGETIIAAYDEVQGMDAELAGKLASFVRCLQRYRDRLSNAQKFATWQRYLLEMLDEFFLVELEGEAVLSTIRESVEQLSQQLLDAGFELEAEISPQVLEQYLQNHLSNARVSQRFLAGQVNFCTLMPMRSIPFKTVCLLGMNDGLYPRSVAPEGFDLINGRTRPGDRSRRDDDRYLFLEALLSAQQSLYISYVGRSIQDNSVKEPSVLVAELLEYCQQNYALEGGQDKPSDESGQALVAALSQVHPLVPFSASAFDGQNAALASYAKEWLPAAKQANQAVLESNPAEFIQPLPSYLQQLEPEAPGQYGLELSELLRFWRLPVKYFFNQRLKTYLDIHPVSLAKMDDEPFAVNNLDSYWFGENLLAQWQQSGQDSGHLSLESFEQCAQDYLQRQQAQGQLPMASFADIAAESLLASTKPMAEALLPYLSEPKADVEIDLALDIQLDGQSHVIHLVGWLGGQYQSGMVRYRSGGLHSRYLLGYWIEHLCLNACNLKVSALNENEPTINSSGITTHLFGRSKGKLEQLEFQPLSADVAKQYLQTFVQAYYQGMDSPLWFVPKTGFAAMEKGFDKPGFAPEAQWVGFEQEENKQIALLAMQKAFIGDGFYVDGEGQDVYVQRVWKQWTEELADDLLSKSEDLLKPLFDHCQAISEAIRER; encoded by the coding sequence GTGTTTACTGTCTATCATTCCAATCAAGTTGACGTTTTAAAGTCATTACTCGTTGAGTTAATTCGCTTAAACCCGCTGGAAAACCCATTTCAATCTGAGCAAATCTTGGTGCAAAGTCCAGGTATGTCGCAATGGTTGAAAATGGAATTAGCCAAAGAATTTGGTGTGGCTGCCAATTTGGATTTTCCGTTGCCTGCAACGTTTATTTGGGAACTGTTTACAAAAGTATTGCCGGATGTGCCGAAGCGCAGTGCTTTTAACAAAGAAGCCATGACTTGGAAGTTGATGCAAATCTTGCCTACGCAACTCGACTTACCTGAATTTTCACCTTTGAAGCGCTATTTAGATGGCGATGATGATCAATCCAAACGCTATCAATTATCTGAAAAAATTGCCGATATTTTTGATGGCTATTTAGTGTATCGTCCAGAATGGATTGCCGCCTGGGAAGCCGGGCAAGAGGTTGAAGAATTAAATGGCGAGCATCCTTGGCAACCGATTTTGTGGCAAGCCTTGTACGATCAAACCGTTTCTATGGGGCAATCGCCATACCACCGCGCGAATTTATATGACGAATTCATTGATACTTTGCAGCATTACGTTGGCGATTTAGCAGGCCAGGCGCAGCTGCCGAGTCGTCTCTTTATTTTTGGCATCACTGCTTTGCCTCCCCGTTATATGGATGCGTTGCGCGCTTTGGGTGAACATATCGAAGTACATTTGATGTTTACCAACCCGTCACGCTATTACTGGGGCGATGTGCGTGACCGCAAATACCTCGCTAAATTGGCGGCCAAATCGCGCCGTATTATGCACACAGAAAACACAAGCGAATGGCTGAAGGGCAGCATTGAGCAAAATGAATTCACGGAAGCCCAAATTCTCAATAACGCCGATTTGCATACCCAAGATGCGGTAGGAAACAGTTTATTAGCTTCAATGGGCAAGCTAGGGCGCGACAATTTGTACTTGTTGTCACAACTTGAAGTCAGTGATATTGACGCCTTTGCAGATGGTTACGATGACTCGCTGCTGCATGCGATTCAACAAGATATTTTGGAGTTGCGTGAGCATCAAAATGATCGGCTTTCAGTGATAACCAGTTCTTATAAACCTGTGATTCGTGCCGATGATCGTTCGTTGCAATTGCATATCTGTCATAGTCCAATGCGCGAAGTGGAAGTATTACACGATCGTTTGTTGGCTATGTTTGAAGCCGATCCTGAGCTCAAACCTCGCGATGTGATTGTGATGGTGGCTGACATCAACGCCTACAGTCATGCTATTCATGCTGTTTTTGGACAAACCACTTCCGATCAACGCTTTATTCCGTATTCCATTTCTGATCGCAGTGTGGATCAAGAAAACCCTATTTTGCAGGCATTTATGCGCTTAATGGCATTGCCACAGCGTCGTTGCCAAGCCTCTGAATTGCTCGAATTACTTGAAGTGCCAGCGGTAATGCAACGTTTTGGTATTAATGAAAAAGAGTTTGAACGAGCGGCGCAATGGGTACAAGAAGTGGGTATCCGCTGGGGCTTGGACGAACAAACTGCGCAGCAATTTGACTTGCCGAGCCACAAGCAAAACACTTGGCTGTTTGGTATTGAACGCATGTTGCTTGGCTTTGCTATGCCAGATTCTGCAGGCTTATATCACCATGGCGAAACCATTATTGCTGCCTATGACGAAGTGCAGGGAATGGATGCAGAATTGGCGGGTAAATTAGCCAGTTTTGTCCGTTGTTTGCAGCGTTATCGAGACCGATTGTCTAACGCACAAAAATTTGCCACATGGCAGCGCTATTTGCTGGAAATGCTGGATGAGTTCTTCTTGGTCGAGTTAGAAGGCGAAGCCGTGCTCAGCACCATTCGAGAAAGTGTGGAGCAACTGAGCCAGCAATTGTTGGATGCTGGCTTTGAGCTAGAGGCTGAAATTTCACCTCAAGTGTTAGAACAATATCTACAAAATCATTTGTCCAATGCACGGGTAAGCCAACGCTTTTTAGCCGGCCAAGTGAATTTCTGTACCTTAATGCCTATGCGCTCGATCCCCTTTAAAACCGTATGCTTACTGGGTATGAACGATGGTTTATATCCAAGAAGTGTCGCGCCAGAAGGCTTTGACTTAATTAATGGCAGAACACGCCCCGGTGATCGTTCTCGTCGCGATGATGATCGTTATTTATTCTTGGAAGCCTTGTTATCGGCGCAGCAATCACTCTATATCAGCTACGTCGGACGTTCGATTCAAGATAACAGTGTCAAAGAACCATCAGTTTTAGTGGCGGAATTATTGGAATATTGCCAACAAAATTACGCTTTAGAAGGGGGGCAGGACAAGCCGAGTGATGAATCAGGGCAAGCATTAGTCGCGGCATTGAGCCAAGTGCATCCATTAGTGCCATTCAGTGCCAGCGCATTTGATGGACAAAATGCCGCTTTAGCCAGTTATGCCAAAGAGTGGTTGCCGGCCGCCAAGCAAGCGAATCAAGCGGTTCTCGAATCAAACCCAGCGGAATTTATTCAACCTCTGCCTTCTTATTTACAGCAACTTGAACCAGAAGCGCCGGGGCAATATGGCTTGGAGCTCTCAGAGTTACTGCGTTTTTGGCGTTTGCCGGTAAAATATTTCTTCAATCAACGGCTCAAAACTTATTTAGATATTCATCCTGTTTCGTTGGCGAAAATGGATGATGAGCCTTTTGCTGTGAACAATTTAGACAGTTATTGGTTTGGTGAAAACCTGCTTGCGCAGTGGCAGCAATCTGGGCAAGACAGTGGGCACTTGTCGCTCGAATCGTTTGAGCAATGTGCGCAAGATTATTTGCAGCGTCAGCAAGCACAAGGGCAACTGCCAATGGCCAGTTTTGCTGACATTGCCGCGGAGAGCTTACTCGCGAGTACCAAGCCGATGGCCGAAGCCTTGTTGCCTTATTTATCTGAGCCTAAAGCTGATGTAGAAATTGACCTTGCGCTCGATATTCAATTAGATGGGCAATCTCACGTTATTCACCTTGTGGGCTGGCTTGGAGGGCAATATCAATCAGGCATGGTGCGGTATCGCAGTGGCGGTTTGCATAGCCGATATTTGCTCGGTTATTGGATTGAACACCTGTGCTTAAATGCCTGTAACCTAAAAGTAAGCGCTTTAAATGAGAATGAGCCAACTATAAACAGCTCAGGGATAACCACGCATTTGTTTGGTCGCAGTAAAGGTAAGTTGGAGCAGCTTGAATTTCAGCCGCTTTCTGCTGACGTTGCGAAGCAATATCTACAAACTTTTGTGCAGGCTTATTACCAAGGTATGGATTCCCCTTTGTGGTTTGTGCCTAAGACCGGCTTTGCGGCGATGGAAAAAGGGTTTGATAAGCCGGGTTTTGCTCCTGAGGCGCAGTGGGTTGGTTTTGAGCAAGAAGAAAACAAACAAATCGCCTTGCTCGCTATGCAAAAAGCCTTTATCGGTGATGGATTTTATGTCGACGGCGAAGGGCAAGATGTCTATGTGCAGCGCGTCTGGAAACAATGGACAGAGGAGCTAGCAGACGATTTATTGAGTAAATCTGAAGACTTGCTCAAGCCTTTATTTGATCATTGCCAGGCTATTTCTGAAGCAATAAGAGAAAGGTAA
- a CDS encoding LysR family transcriptional regulator yields the protein MSNITLRQLKVFTAITQHKTLTASAEKLFLSKAAVSLSLGELEKQLGHALFDRVNNRLILNQEGKRLLPLADELLHRSEDISNLFQSNQALNGQLKIGASDTIGNQVVPYLLRDFRQNTNHHQQSLFISNTSLICQKLADYELDIGLIEGKIQSDNLLMQPWNQDEMCVICAPTHPLANHGQIRAGDLENSQWLLREAGSGSREFFLRTVAPRIEIWNEAFQLNTTEAIINATAANLGLACLSRLAAQSAILDKRVVMLDIPLDMKRRFWLLVHKEKYQSPLLKTFMSFCSDWKMLDSLQSKP from the coding sequence ATGAGCAACATCACTTTAAGGCAACTGAAAGTCTTTACCGCCATTACTCAACACAAGACGTTAACGGCATCAGCAGAGAAACTGTTCCTTTCCAAAGCCGCGGTCAGTTTGTCATTAGGTGAATTAGAAAAACAGCTCGGCCACGCTTTGTTTGACCGTGTTAATAATCGTTTGATCTTAAACCAAGAAGGCAAACGTTTATTACCCCTTGCCGATGAACTGTTACACCGCAGCGAAGACATCAGCAACTTATTTCAATCCAATCAAGCGCTCAATGGCCAGCTCAAAATTGGTGCCAGTGACACGATCGGCAATCAAGTTGTGCCTTATCTTCTGCGTGATTTTCGTCAAAACACCAATCACCATCAACAGAGCTTGTTCATTTCTAATACCAGTTTAATTTGTCAAAAACTGGCGGATTACGAACTCGATATCGGTCTGATTGAAGGCAAAATTCAGTCTGATAATTTGCTCATGCAACCTTGGAATCAAGATGAAATGTGTGTGATTTGTGCGCCGACGCACCCGCTCGCCAATCACGGACAAATCCGCGCGGGTGATTTGGAAAACAGCCAATGGCTATTGCGTGAAGCGGGATCGGGCAGCCGTGAATTTTTCCTACGCACCGTCGCCCCTCGTATTGAGATTTGGAATGAAGCCTTTCAACTCAATACCACTGAAGCCATCATCAATGCCACCGCTGCGAATCTAGGACTCGCTTGTTTATCACGCCTTGCGGCTCAATCCGCGATTTTAGATAAGCGCGTCGTGATGCTCGACATTCCACTCGATATGAAACGCCGCTTTTGGCTTCTGGTACATAAAGAAAAATACCAAAGCCCATTACTGAAAACCTTTATGTCATTTTGTAGTGATTGGAAAATGCTCGACTCGTTACAATCTAAGCCGTAA
- a CDS encoding YebG family protein — protein MAVIVKYVVERNGEEKMTFTSKAEADAYDKMLDMADELFTLLETSKLIENDEQKEELSMFLAQNKDEVLYALGAKRRPTEKKAKKAAPKAVEESDSEEAA, from the coding sequence ATGGCTGTAATCGTCAAGTACGTGGTGGAACGCAACGGAGAAGAAAAGATGACTTTTACTTCCAAGGCTGAAGCTGACGCTTATGACAAAATGTTGGATATGGCGGACGAGCTATTCACTTTGTTAGAAACAAGCAAACTGATTGAAAATGATGAGCAAAAAGAAGAGCTATCCATGTTCCTTGCTCAAAACAAAGATGAAGTGCTTTATGCGTTAGGGGCTAAACGTCGCCCTACTGAGAAAAAAGCGAAGAAAGCGGCACCAAAAGCGGTTGAAGAGTCTGACTCCGAAGAAGCGGCGTAA
- a CDS encoding acetate uptake transporter: MNRIDYSPLGLFGFSLTAILVNLHSLGLVPSNALLISMALIFGGATQLVVGLLEYKQGRSFSGITFCAYGLYWLSFVGIALFPILGFPIAAPVSALGCYFLLWAIFTTLMTIIAQRLSHVDFIIFLSLSMLYYLLAVQQFLPMPILNTFSSLIGITCGLSAFYLAVAKILNHELGYSLLPIGKRVNDSSPQLNLKART; this comes from the coding sequence ATGAATCGCATTGATTACAGCCCATTAGGATTGTTCGGTTTTAGCCTCACCGCTATTTTGGTTAATTTGCATAGCCTTGGCCTTGTTCCTTCTAATGCCCTTCTCATTTCTATGGCGCTAATTTTTGGCGGTGCCACTCAACTCGTTGTCGGTCTGCTTGAATACAAACAGGGACGCAGTTTCTCCGGTATCACATTTTGCGCTTACGGACTTTACTGGTTGTCCTTTGTGGGAATCGCGCTCTTTCCCATACTTGGATTTCCAATTGCCGCCCCCGTCAGTGCGCTTGGGTGTTACTTCTTACTGTGGGCGATTTTCACCACGTTGATGACCATCATCGCGCAACGATTAAGTCACGTTGATTTCATTATTTTTCTTTCGCTCTCAATGCTTTATTACTTACTTGCTGTACAACAATTCTTGCCTATGCCAATTCTCAATACGTTTTCAAGCCTTATCGGCATTACCTGCGGCCTCAGTGCTTTTTATTTAGCGGTGGCAAAAATTCTTAATCACGAACTCGGCTATTCACTATTACCGATAGGAAAGCGTGTGAATGATTCATCACCTCAACTTAACCTTAAAGCGAGAACTTAA
- the dapD gene encoding 2,3,4,5-tetrahydropyridine-2,6-dicarboxylate N-succinyltransferase: MANFALAFGTATKNRDGKIIEAFFPHPVLNPSDSLVSAVAQVTGYSEGNQAIEIDAKLAGELATAFAANADVANASFAEKAAQSSQPLVLVVLASDEQPSSVAEGFLKLQLISHRLVKPHGIVLDGIFGLLHNIAWTNQGPIDLPELAERQIEARLNGETLTVDCVDKFPKMVDYIVPTGVRIADTSRVRLGAHVGEGTTVMHEGFINFNAGTAGVSMVEGRISAGVMVGEGSDIGGGASIMGTLSGGGKVVISIGENSLLGANAGLGFPMGDRCTVESGLYITAGTKVTMLDSAGKEVEVVKARDLAGKPDLLFRRNSVTGKIECLTNKSAVELNSELHSNN; encoded by the coding sequence ATGGCTAATTTTGCACTTGCCTTTGGCACCGCAACCAAAAATCGTGATGGTAAAATCATCGAAGCCTTTTTCCCGCATCCTGTTTTGAACCCATCAGATAGCTTAGTGTCTGCTGTGGCTCAAGTTACTGGCTACTCTGAAGGCAACCAAGCCATCGAAATCGACGCAAAACTTGCTGGTGAATTAGCCACTGCATTTGCGGCAAACGCCGATGTCGCTAATGCCTCTTTCGCAGAAAAAGCAGCGCAATCTTCTCAACCGCTAGTGTTGGTTGTATTGGCGAGTGACGAACAACCAAGTTCGGTAGCGGAAGGTTTCCTTAAACTGCAATTAATCTCTCATCGTTTAGTGAAACCACACGGCATCGTATTAGATGGCATCTTTGGTTTGCTGCACAACATTGCCTGGACTAACCAAGGCCCGATCGATCTACCGGAATTAGCAGAGCGTCAAATCGAAGCGCGCTTAAATGGTGAAACGTTAACGGTCGATTGTGTTGATAAATTCCCGAAAATGGTGGATTACATTGTTCCAACGGGTGTTCGCATTGCAGACACTTCTCGCGTTCGTCTTGGTGCGCATGTGGGCGAAGGCACAACCGTGATGCATGAAGGTTTCATCAATTTCAACGCGGGCACAGCTGGTGTAAGCATGGTTGAAGGCCGTATTTCTGCTGGCGTTATGGTCGGCGAAGGTTCTGACATCGGTGGTGGTGCGTCTATCATGGGTACGCTTTCTGGTGGCGGTAAAGTCGTGATCTCTATTGGTGAGAACAGCCTACTTGGTGCTAACGCAGGTCTTGGCTTCCCAATGGGTGACCGTTGTACGGTTGAGTCAGGTCTTTACATCACAGCTGGCACCAAAGTCACTATGCTGGATTCTGCGGGTAAAGAAGTAGAAGTCGTGAAAGCGCGTGACCTTGCAGGTAAGCCAGATCTTCTATTCCGTCGCAATTCGGTAACAGGCAAGATTGAGTGCTTAACCAACAAATCAGCGGTTGAACTGAACAGCGAGTTGCACTCAAACAACTAA